In Ailuropoda melanoleuca isolate Jingjing chromosome 7, ASM200744v2, whole genome shotgun sequence, one genomic interval encodes:
- the RPP25L gene encoding ribonuclease P protein subunit p25-like protein, whose protein sequence is MEHYRKAGSVELPAPSPMPQLPPDTLEMRVRDGSKIRNLLGLALGRLEGGSARHVVFSGSGRAAGKAVSCAEIVKRRVPGLHQLTKLRFLQTEDSWVPVSPDTGLDPLTVRRHVPAVWVLLSRDPLDPNECGYQPPGAPPGLGPTSSSSCGPRPRRRVRDTWS, encoded by the coding sequence ATGGAGCACTACCGGAAAGCTGGCTCTGTGGAACTCCCAGCACCTTCTCCGATGCCCCAGCTACCTCCTGATACCTTGGAGATGCGGGTCCGAGATGGCAGCAAAATCCGCAACCTACTGGGGCTGGCACTGGGTCGATTGGAGGGTGGTAGTGCACGGCATGTGGTATTCTCAGGTTCTGGCCGGGCTGCAGGGAAGGCAGTCAGCTGTGCTGAGATTGTCAAGCGGCGTGTACCAGGCCTGCACCAGCTTACCAAGCTGCGCTTCCTGCAGACCGAGGACAGCTGGGTGCCAGTCTCACCTGACACAGGCCTGGATCCCCTCACAGTGCGCCGCCATGTACCTGCAGTGTGGGTACTGCTCAGCCGGGACCCCTTGGACCCCAATGAGTGTGGCTACCAGCCTCCAGGAGCacctcctggcctgggccccacatcaagctccagCTGTGGCCCACGACCCCGAAGAAGGGTTCGAGACACCTGGTCCTGA
- the DCTN3 gene encoding dynactin subunit 3 (The RefSeq protein has 1 substitution compared to this genomic sequence) has product MAAVTGVQRLQARVEELERWVYGSGGPRGSRKVADGLVKVQVALGNIASKRERVKILYKKIEDLIKYLDPEYIDRIAIPDASKLQFILAEEQFILSQIALLEQVEALVPMLDSAHIKAVPEHAARLQRLAQIHIQQQDQCVEITEESKALLEEYNKTTMLLSKQFVQWDELLCQLEAAKQLKPAEE; this is encoded by the exons ATGGCGGCTGTGACCGATGTGCAGCGGCTACAGGCCCGTGTGGAGGAACTGGAGCGCTGGGTGTACGGGTCGGGCGGGCCGCGCGGCTCGCGGAAG GTGGCTGATGGCCTAGTCAAGGTACAGGTGGCTTTGGGGAACATTGccagcaagagggagagggtgaagatTCTGTACAAAAAGA TTGAAGACCTGATCAAGTATCTGGATCCTGAGTACATTGACCGCATTGCCATTCCCGATGCCTCTAAGCTGCAGTTCATATTAGCAG AGGAGCAGTTTATCTTATCCCAGATTGCACTCCTGGAGCAGGTGGAGGCTTTGGTGCCCATGCTGGACAGCGCTCACATCAAAG CCGTTCCTGAGCATGCTGCCCGCCTGCAGCGCTTGGCCCAGATCCACATCCAGCAGCAG GACCAGTGTGTGGAGATCACTGAGGAGTCCAAGGCTCTCCTGGAGGAATACAACAAGACT ACAATGCTTCTCTCCAAGCAGTTTGTACAGTGGGATGAGCTACTTTGCCAGCTAGAGGCCGCCAAGCAATTGAAGCCAGCAGAGGAGTGA
- the ARID3C gene encoding AT-rich interactive domain-containing protein 3C isoform X2, which translates to MEALQRQQAARLAQGVGPLTPPHSLPPPLPPLPGPRTLQAPEGVLGEVGTEEEEDAEEDEEGEEAGAEEEAAEESRPGPRGPSSPSSQPPGPQPHEWTYEEQFKQLYELDADPKRKEFLDDLFSFMQKRGTPVNRVPIMAKQVLDLYALFRLVTAKGGLVEVINRKVWREVTRGLSLPTTITSAAFTLRTQYMKYLYPYECETRALSSPGELQAAIDSNRREGRRQAYTAAPLYGLAGPTSRGAPGPISGPGTAPPTPTPSPRPAQGSASGLPAHACAQLSPSPIKKEERLDGPLNLAGSGISSINMALEINGVVYTGVLFARRQPVPASQGPTNPAPPLPTGPPSSTSP; encoded by the exons ATGGAGGCCCTGCAGAGGCAGCAGGCAGCCCGCCTGGCCCAAGGGGTGGGGCCATTGACCCCTCCACATTCACTGCCACCACCACTACCTCCTTTACCTGGCCCCCGGACCCTGCAGGCCCCTGAGGGGGTCTTGGGGGAGGTTGGGACCGAAGAAGAGGAGGATGCTGAAGAggatgaggaaggggaggaagccggggcagaggaggaggcagCCGAGGAGAGCCGGCCAGGGCCCCGGGGCCCCAGCTCACCTTCCAGCCAGCCCCCTGGACCTCAACCCCATGAATGGACCTACGAGGAACAGTTCAAGCAG CTGTACGAGCTTGATGCAGACCCCAAGAGGAAGGAATTTCTGGATGACCTGTTTAGCTTCATGCAGAAGAGGG GGACGCCAGTGAACCGCGTGCCCATCATGGCGAAGCAGGTGCTGGACCTGTACGCGCTCTTTCGCCTGGTGACAGCCAAAGGCGGCCTGGTGGAAGTCATCAACCGCAAGGTGTGGCGGGAGGTCACGCGTGGCCTCAGCCTGCCCACCACCATCACGTCGGCAGCCTTCACTCTACGCACCCA GTACATGAAGTACCTGTACCCGTACGAGTGCGAGACGCGGGCGCTCAGCTCCCCGGGGGAGCTCCAGGCAGCCATCGACAGCAACCGGCGCGAGGGCCGTCGTCAGGCTTATACCGCCGCCCCGCTCTACGGCTTAGCTGGGCCTACCTCTCGGGGAGCTCCGGGCCCTATCTCGGGTCCTGGCACCGCCCCACCCACGCCCACGCCCAGCCCCCGCCCTGCCCAGGGCTCCGCCTCCGGCCTGCCGGCGCACGCCTGCGCGCAGCTGAGCCCGAGCCCCATTAAGAAAg AAGAGCGGCTGGATGGGCCTCTCAATCTGGCGGGCAGTGGTATCAGCAGTATCAACATGGCCCTAGAGATCAACGGGGTGGTCTACACTG GTGTCCTCTTTGCCCGTCGCCAGCCTGTGCCAGCTTCCCAGGGCCCAACCAACCCTGCACCTCCACTCCCTACAGGGCCCCCTTCCAGCACCTCACCCTGA
- the ARID3C gene encoding AT-rich interactive domain-containing protein 3C isoform X1, with product MEALQRQQAARLAQGVGPLTPPHSLPPPLPPLPGPRTLQAPEGVLGEVGTEEEEDAEEDEEGEEAGAEEEAAEESRPGPRGPSSPSSQPPGPQPHEWTYEEQFKQLYELDADPKRKEFLDDLFSFMQKRGTPVNRVPIMAKQVLDLYALFRLVTAKGGLVEVINRKVWREVTRGLSLPTTITSAAFTLRTQYMKYLYPYECETRALSSPGELQAAIDSNRREGRRQAYTAAPLYGLAGPTSRGAPGPISGPGTAPPTPTPSPRPAQGSASGLPAHACAQLSPSPIKKEDSGIPAPRLALPVGLALGPAREKLAPEEPPEKRAVLMGHMDPPRPGAPPSFLPRGKVPLREERLDGPLNLAGSGISSINMALEINGVVYTGVLFARRQPVPASQGPTNPAPPLPTGPPSSTSP from the exons ATGGAGGCCCTGCAGAGGCAGCAGGCAGCCCGCCTGGCCCAAGGGGTGGGGCCATTGACCCCTCCACATTCACTGCCACCACCACTACCTCCTTTACCTGGCCCCCGGACCCTGCAGGCCCCTGAGGGGGTCTTGGGGGAGGTTGGGACCGAAGAAGAGGAGGATGCTGAAGAggatgaggaaggggaggaagccggggcagaggaggaggcagCCGAGGAGAGCCGGCCAGGGCCCCGGGGCCCCAGCTCACCTTCCAGCCAGCCCCCTGGACCTCAACCCCATGAATGGACCTACGAGGAACAGTTCAAGCAG CTGTACGAGCTTGATGCAGACCCCAAGAGGAAGGAATTTCTGGATGACCTGTTTAGCTTCATGCAGAAGAGGG GGACGCCAGTGAACCGCGTGCCCATCATGGCGAAGCAGGTGCTGGACCTGTACGCGCTCTTTCGCCTGGTGACAGCCAAAGGCGGCCTGGTGGAAGTCATCAACCGCAAGGTGTGGCGGGAGGTCACGCGTGGCCTCAGCCTGCCCACCACCATCACGTCGGCAGCCTTCACTCTACGCACCCA GTACATGAAGTACCTGTACCCGTACGAGTGCGAGACGCGGGCGCTCAGCTCCCCGGGGGAGCTCCAGGCAGCCATCGACAGCAACCGGCGCGAGGGCCGTCGTCAGGCTTATACCGCCGCCCCGCTCTACGGCTTAGCTGGGCCTACCTCTCGGGGAGCTCCGGGCCCTATCTCGGGTCCTGGCACCGCCCCACCCACGCCCACGCCCAGCCCCCGCCCTGCCCAGGGCTCCGCCTCCGGCCTGCCGGCGCACGCCTGCGCGCAGCTGAGCCCGAGCCCCATTAAGAAAg AGGACAGTGGAATTCCAGCGCCTCGACTGGCACTGCCTGTGGGCCTGGCTTTAGGACCTGCAAGGGAGAAGTTGGCACCAGAGGAGCCCCCAGAGAAGAGGGCTGTGTTGATGGGGCACATGGACCCACCTCGACCTGGAGCTCCCCCCAGTTTCCTGCCCCGTGGCAAGGTTCCcctgaggg AAGAGCGGCTGGATGGGCCTCTCAATCTGGCGGGCAGTGGTATCAGCAGTATCAACATGGCCCTAGAGATCAACGGGGTGGTCTACACTG GTGTCCTCTTTGCCCGTCGCCAGCCTGTGCCAGCTTCCCAGGGCCCAACCAACCCTGCACCTCCACTCCCTACAGGGCCCCCTTCCAGCACCTCACCCTGA